In a genomic window of Phenylobacterium koreense:
- a CDS encoding mechanosensitive ion channel yields MYDYDRTNIVLMEWGPRLLAAVAILIVAHFVGKAVQWGLAKLIDRFPGAARHNAGVPPKQSIGYQLGQLGYWLVLLIGLVAALGVIGLQGVVTPLNTLTTGFLTFVPNVVGAAVIFFVGMLLATIAKRVVEVALGAARVDAWLEKAGLSRTTGASGLSKAAGTLVFVLILIPATIAALEQLGIAAISDPAVQVLSAVLAAIPRIVAALIVLALAFFIGRWVASLIEQLLPSLGFDRMFRGITGRAEPLTPPEELTGEAPAAPTTVSPSKVVGQLALAAIVLFSAVEAARLLEFVAIASMLEQILQLAAHVLFGGVIITAGVLVGNFLARLIDSSTGGADSFASVIVRWATIALATAMGLRFMGIADEIVILAFGLILGSAAVAAALAFGIGGRETAHRLLERWTAPLQGGGPRPPPRPRRPPPTPPPPAI; encoded by the coding sequence ATCGACCGCTTCCCCGGCGCGGCGCGGCATAATGCGGGCGTCCCACCCAAGCAGAGCATCGGCTACCAGCTCGGCCAACTCGGCTATTGGCTGGTGCTGCTGATCGGGCTGGTCGCCGCCCTAGGGGTCATCGGCCTTCAAGGCGTCGTCACGCCGCTGAACACCCTGACCACCGGCTTCCTGACCTTCGTCCCGAACGTGGTCGGCGCGGCGGTGATCTTCTTCGTCGGCATGCTGCTGGCGACGATCGCCAAGCGCGTCGTCGAGGTCGCGCTTGGCGCCGCACGTGTCGACGCCTGGCTGGAAAAGGCGGGACTTTCCCGCACCACTGGCGCGTCGGGCCTGTCGAAGGCGGCCGGCACGCTGGTCTTCGTCCTGATCCTGATCCCGGCGACGATCGCGGCCCTCGAGCAGCTCGGCATCGCGGCGATCTCCGACCCTGCCGTCCAGGTGCTGAGCGCCGTCCTGGCCGCGATCCCGCGCATCGTCGCCGCCCTGATCGTTCTTGCCCTGGCCTTCTTCATCGGCCGCTGGGTGGCCAGCCTGATCGAACAGCTACTGCCGTCCCTGGGCTTCGACCGCATGTTCCGCGGCATCACTGGCCGCGCCGAGCCGCTCACCCCGCCCGAGGAACTCACCGGCGAAGCGCCGGCGGCGCCCACGACGGTCAGCCCCTCGAAGGTCGTCGGCCAGCTCGCCCTGGCCGCCATCGTGCTCTTTTCCGCGGTCGAAGCGGCGCGCCTGCTGGAATTCGTCGCCATCGCCTCGATGCTGGAGCAGATCCTTCAACTGGCCGCCCACGTCCTGTTTGGAGGCGTGATCATCACCGCCGGGGTGCTGGTGGGGAACTTCCTGGCGAGGCTGATCGACAGCTCGACCGGCGGGGCCGACAGCTTCGCATCGGTCATCGTGCGCTGGGCGACCATCGCCCTGGCGACGGCCATGGGCCTGCGGTTCATGGGCATAGCCGACGAGATCGTCATCCTCGCATTCGGCCTGATCCTGGGCTCGGCGGCGGTCGCGGCCGCCCTGGCCTTCGGGATCGGCGGCCGCGAGACCGCCCACCGCCTGCTCGAGCGCTGGACAGCCCCGCTGCAGGGGGGCGGGCCGAGGCCGCCGCCGAGGCCCCGCAGGCCTCCCCCGACGCCTCCGCCCCCCGCGATCTAG
- a CDS encoding nuclear transport factor 2 family protein — protein sequence MSTQDIANDLVALCKAGKFDEAGEKYWADDVLSVEAAPGDMAEMRGKEAVRGKGEWWNNAHEIHSTSVEGPYVNGDQFAVRFKMDLTEKQSGNRMQMDEVGVYTVKNGKIAEERFFYGE from the coding sequence ATGAGCACGCAAGACATCGCCAATGACCTTGTGGCCCTGTGCAAGGCCGGCAAGTTCGACGAGGCGGGCGAGAAGTACTGGGCCGACGACGTCCTGAGCGTCGAGGCCGCGCCCGGAGATATGGCCGAGATGCGCGGCAAGGAGGCGGTTCGCGGCAAGGGCGAGTGGTGGAACAACGCCCACGAAATCCACTCCACCTCGGTCGAAGGGCCTTACGTGAACGGCGACCAGTTCGCGGTGCGCTTCAAGATGGACCTGACCGAGAAGCAGTCCGGCAACCGCATGCAGATGGACGAGGTCGGCGTCTACACAGTGAAGAACGGCAAGATCGCCGAGGAACGCTTCTTCTACGGCGAGTGA
- the ilvN gene encoding acetolactate synthase small subunit, which translates to MPDPQPASVYDLSHAEEAESLATFAILVDNEPGVLHRLVGLFAARGYNIESLTVAETDRRAHTSRVTIVTRGAPHVLEQIEAQLQKMVATRHVQDVTRDPNGLERELALVKVKGTGADRVEALRIADIFRARVIDTTIDSFIFELTGASGKIDKFIELMRPLGLVELSRTGVLSITRGAAAM; encoded by the coding sequence ATGCCCGATCCTCAGCCCGCTTCCGTCTACGATCTCAGCCACGCAGAGGAGGCCGAGAGCCTGGCGACCTTCGCCATCCTCGTGGACAACGAGCCGGGGGTCCTGCATCGCCTGGTCGGGCTGTTCGCCGCCCGCGGCTACAACATCGAGAGCCTGACCGTCGCCGAGACCGACCGGCGCGCCCACACCAGCCGGGTCACCATCGTCACCCGCGGCGCGCCCCACGTCCTCGAGCAGATCGAGGCCCAGCTCCAGAAGATGGTCGCCACCCGCCACGTCCAGGACGTGACCCGTGACCCGAACGGCCTGGAGCGCGAACTGGCCCTGGTGAAGGTCAAGGGAACCGGCGCCGACCGGGTCGAGGCCCTGCGCATCGCCGACATCTTCCGGGCCCGGGTGATCGACACCACCATCGACAGCTTCATCTTCGAGCTCACCGGCGCCTCGGGCAAGATCGACAAGTTCATCGAGCTGATGCGCCCGCTCGGCCTGGTGGAACTCTCGCGGACCGGCGTGCTTTCCATCACCAGGGGCGCAGCCGCCATGTGA
- a CDS encoding aquaporin, translating to MQKFVAEFIGTLTLVLFGCGAAVLGGDHVGQLGIALAFGFAIVAMAYGIGSISGCHVNPAVSLAVFIAGRMNAREMGLYWVAQFLGALAGAGILAVLAGVASGLGHNGWGPGYNGEFSMQAALVFEVVMTALFTIVILGSTAAGAPAGFAGLAIGITLAVIHIVGIQVTGVSVNPARSFGPAVLVGGTALSQLWLFFVGPLIGAVIGGALYRLKVLR from the coding sequence ATGCAGAAGTTCGTCGCTGAATTCATCGGTACGCTCACGCTCGTCCTGTTCGGATGCGGCGCGGCCGTCCTGGGGGGAGACCATGTCGGCCAGCTCGGCATCGCGCTGGCGTTCGGTTTCGCCATCGTCGCCATGGCCTATGGGATCGGTTCGATCTCCGGTTGTCACGTGAACCCGGCCGTCAGCCTGGCGGTGTTCATCGCCGGACGGATGAACGCCCGCGAGATGGGACTCTACTGGGTCGCCCAGTTCCTCGGCGCTCTGGCCGGTGCGGGGATCCTCGCAGTGCTGGCCGGCGTGGCCAGCGGCCTGGGCCACAACGGCTGGGGGCCGGGCTACAACGGCGAGTTCAGCATGCAGGCGGCGCTGGTGTTCGAGGTGGTGATGACCGCCCTCTTCACCATCGTGATTCTCGGCTCGACCGCCGCCGGCGCCCCCGCGGGCTTTGCGGGCCTGGCGATCGGCATCACCCTGGCGGTCATCCACATCGTCGGCATCCAGGTGACCGGCGTGTCGGTGAACCCGGCCCGCAGCTTCGGGCCGGCGGTGCTGGTGGGCGGGACCGCCCTTTCCCAACTCTGGCTGTTCTTCGTGGGGCCGCTGATCGGCGCGGTGATCGGCGGGGCGCTCTACCGCCTCAAGGTCCTGCGCTAG